A single Limanda limanda chromosome 19, fLimLim1.1, whole genome shotgun sequence DNA region contains:
- the slc2a3a gene encoding solute carrier family 2, facilitated glucose transporter member 3a: protein MDGENQVTGYLLFSLTTAVIGSLQFGYNTGVINAPERKLRAFFNSTWMERYGEPISPGVCTIVWSVSVAIFSVGGMVGSFSVGVMANRFGRRRSMFLVNVLAVIGGLLMGFSTICSSYEMVIAGRLVIGLFCGLFTGLTPMYVGEVSPTPLRGAFGTLHQLGVVVGILIAQIFGLEGLLGSDRLWPLLLALTVVPAVVQCVLLPFCPESPRFLLINLNKEEEARKALVRLRGSEDVSKDLQEMKEESAKMAMEKKVTIPELFRSAAYRQPLLVAVMLQLSQQLSGINAVFYYSTGIFSSAGVKQPIYATIGAGIVNTIFTIVSLFLVEKAGRRTLHLVGLAGMAVAAVLMTISLLLQKDIAAMSYLAIAAVMMFVAMFEMGPGPIPWFIVAELFSQGPRPAAMAVAGCCNWTANFLVGMSFPKLVELCGPWVFLIFATFLVLFFIFTYIKVPETKGKTFDEIAQCFGSAPPASSGVEDPPAGASGGAVTLPASPLKEKVPLVAAPAPAPPPAAETTPLEDKSKTRV from the exons atggatgga GAAAACCAGGTGACAGGTTACCTCCTGTTCTCCCTGACCACCGCCGTCATCGGCTCGCTGCAGTTCGGTTACAACACGGGAGTCATCAACGCTCCCGAGCGG AAACTGCGAGCTTTCTTCAACAGCACCTGGATGGAGCGCTACGGCGAGCCCATCTCCCCGGGCGTCTGCACCATCGTGTGGAGCGTCTCCGTCGCCATCTTCAGCGTGGGCGGCATGGTGGGCTCCTTCAGCGTGGGCGTCATGGCGAACCGGTTCGGCAG gCGCCGCTCCATGTTCCTGGTGAACGTCCTGGCCGTGATCGGCGGCCTCCTCATGGGCTTCTCCACCATCTGCTCCTCCTACGAGATGGTGATCGCCGGCCGCTTGGTCATCGGCCTGTTCTGCGGCCTGTTCACCGGCCTGACGCCCATGTACGTGGGCGAGGTGTCGCCCACCCCCCTCAGAGGGGCGTTCGGGACCCTGCACCAGCTCGGGGTGGTGGTGGGCATCCTGATCGCTCAG ATCTTCGGGTTAGAGGGTCTTCTGGGCTCCGACAGGCTGTGGCCCCTCCTGCTGGCGCTCACCGTGGTCCCGGCCGTGGTGCAGTGCGTCCTGCTGCCCTTCTGTCCCGAGAGCCCTCGCTTCCTGCTCATCAACCtcaacaaggaggaggaggcacgaaAAG CGCTGGTGCGTCTGCGCGGCAGCGAGGACGTGAGCAAAGACCtgcaggagatgaaggaggagagcgCTAAGATGGCCATGGAGAAGAAGGTGACCATCCCCGAGCTCTTCCGCTCGGCGGCGTACCGCCAGCCGCTGCTGGTCGCCGTCATGCTGCAGCTCTCCCAGCAGCTGTCGGGGATCAACGCC gtGTTCTACTACTCCACGGGGATCTTCAGCTCGGCCGGCGTGAAGCAGCCCATCTACGCCACCATCGGTGCCGGCATCGTCAACACCATCTTTACCATCGTGTCT ctcttcCTGGTGGAGAAGGCCGGACGCCGGACGCTGCACCTGGTGGGGTTGGCGGGGATGGCGGTGGCCGCGGTGCTCATGACCATCTCGCTGCTGCTG CAGAAGGACATCGCTGCCATGAGCTACCTCGCCATCGCGGCCGTCATGATGTTCGTGGCCATGTTTGAAATGGGCCCCGGTCCGATTCCCTGGTTCATCGTGGCCGAGCTCTTCTCCCAGGGGCCGCGCCCGGCGGCCATGGCGGTGGCCGGCTGCTGCAACTGGACGGCCAACTTCCTGGTTGGGATGAGCTTCCCCAAGCtagtg GAGTTGTGCGGGCCGTGGGTCTTCCTCATCTTCGCCaccttcctcgtcctcttcttcatcttcacctaCATCAAAGTCCCGGAGACGAAGGGCAAGACCTTTGATGAGATCGCCCAATGCTTCGGCAGCGCCCCTCCCGCCTCCTCGGGCGTCGAGGATCCTCCTGCAGGCGCCAGCGGGGGGGCCGTGACGCTGCCCGCCTCGCCGCTGAAGGAGAAGGTTCCTCTGGTGGCGGCGCCGGCGCCGGCTCCGCCCCCGGCAGCGGAGACGACTCCTCTGGAGGATAAATCTAAGACGAGGGTGTAG